GTAGATAGTTGCAGATTACATGGCATTCTTGCTGGTTGACTCCCTTTCAGGTTGCGCTAAAGAGATCGGCCGCGTTTCTCTACGTGAGAGGTTGTTTTTGCGTATCTAAATACATGTCTCACCTCTTACCCCTGTGTCGCCGAGACTGGAATGCTGCCGTAGTTGTAGTAGTAGCATCTCGTTTGTTCGCATATGAAATCCTTGAAGAGGGTGCAGTCCTCGGTTACCCATTCCAACGTCGGCGCCTTCATAACGACGCACAAATCGGCACTTCCGTTCTCACCGCTAAACATTTGAGAcaagtttttttcctcaaattattttacaactaTCTCTTGGACTTTGTTCGTTCACAAAACAAGTGCTTTTCTCTTTCAGAGGAAAAAAGCGTTTGCTCGCGTGCGTTTTTATCTTACCTTTCCCTCGCTATTCTTTGAGGCTCTGTTCCTCGAGGCACGTAGGTCTCGCTGCGTCCCGGAAGTTTTCGCATGTAATCAAAGGTCGAATTGAAGGGCAGGCCGGTGCTCATCCACAGCATCATGTCGGTTCCGAGCTTGTTGCCCGATGTCCAGAAATCAAATTTGGTGTAACCGGCGTTTTGCAAGTACTGCGTCATTGTGTCCGCCTTCTCTTTTgtttcaaaagaaatcaacTGAAGCCCCAACGACCGGCAGTACTGATAAGCCAAGAAGTAGTTCAGTTCAAGACTGTACGGGTTCATTCTCGACACGTAATACTGCACTCCATCGAGTTGAATGGTCGTGATCCTTTGCGCTGAAACGataaaaaacacaaaaaaaaaaaaaaaaaaacaaatgaaataataatttttcaaaattgaacaataGCGAGGAATCAATTGTCCGAGTCGATCGGTACCTACTCGTTTGACTTGACGTTGGTTAATAAAGAAAGGTGAAAAGAGATCTTTCCGGGAATAGTAATTCCGTGAAACTGAAATTGTCGCCAGTTCCCATTGTACGTGTATACCGCTCGTCCCTTTTAGTTTCCTACAGCATATTTTCTTAATATATTCACGCCGCATTCATTGCTACGGGTGTGAATGACGGTTGCGCCGTGCACACACAACGCGCACGTGTTTGCTTGAAACGATCCCAGGCTATAGCTGCTGCCTGGCTACCAAAGCTGTCGTTTCGAACCGTCATCTTCGACGTGCGTGGTATGCGTACACGGGGAATCAccagaagaaaaattcatcctTACCTAACCcgtaattagaaatttgaaGGGGTATTCAACTACGCAGGGTTGCAATCAATACATGAAAATCGTAGGCATTCGTTCGATGCTATCGGTATCCGGAATTACGGCTGCGGTCAGTCGGCAGAAAACTTCACTCAATTTCAACCAGATTTTCATTCAACGAGTTGAATTGAACTGCTGCAGACAGAGCGAGCGGACACTTGTACAATGTGTCCGCGTTGAATTCTTACAGTccgttataaaaattgatattagtCTCTTTATAACTGTATCTGAGTAACCTGCGTTCATCGATCAACCGTCGACATGAACGCGTCAACGCCACGCGCGTTACGGGTGCCATCATTTCCATCACACTTCCTAATTCAGATCGAGCTTTATAACCGTTACGTACAACTTCGTAATCGTTAATCGTGCCTGGCCTACCTTGTGTAACTCATTATTTTCAGATAGATTTATAAATGCATCGCGTACACTTCTCCTCGCTTCTACACCAGCAAAACTTTTCCTTTCCTACTCGTCGGTATACGGTATACACGTAGACACGACACTTAATTGTTCCATTGAACTTGTCGTCGGAGTTGCAGGTTATACGCCTGGCAATAACGCGCTCGTTGATGTTTCATTGACTCCAATTCGTTCTATCTCCAGTCGAGCAGCGCAGCTGGGGAACATTTTTCACAGCGGTACTTACAAATGATACGTTCATTAGGGGACTACTGTATTCACATCGACGATATTTCGAAATAAGAAATTCTCCTTATCGCGTCGatgtaagagagagagaaaaaaaaaaataacaacaactgtgtaattgaaattaaatgtCGTCGAATGATACGTTATAGTTCACAACCGACCGTTTATTCACAGTTTCTTGACCCAAGTTTGATGTGTAAACAAGTGCAGGCAGGGAAATTTCCCGGGTAAAGGTGTTGCCTTCGAGTAGCTACCTCACCATTCCCGGCGATTCCGCTGTACACtgaaattatacatgtacaatacGTCCGTCTGCATTGAACAAAATTCTTATCCACGGATCAAGGCACAAATTTAGTTTATGCAACCGGGCAGGGATTATTGTGCCCGTATTTCGTATATACCCGGTAAGTTgctagaagaaaaaaagtaccCCGAGGTAAAGCGGCAGGACAAAAAGTAAATGTACAAACACAAAAAGAGGGTAAGTCGAAGCGTTTGCCGAGCGCGAGTCGAAACTTCGTGCCCTCGGGGGAAGTGTTACTCTGGTCTAGAAATGCGAACAAGTTCCCAAGCGTGTAGATCGTGGAACAGGTAGAGCAGGTGGTAAATGACCTGATGACCTTGAGCCAACGTATACGTCGTGGTAGGCGCGCAAGAAATTGAACGAGGGTACGTGGGAACCGCCGTTGtacttttttcttactttGTCTCTTCAACTTTGAACTCTGCGGTTCGCATTTTGGTTTTAAATTTTGTCGAGCTGGAATCCAGTTGGACTTGGAAAATTTGGTAAGCTTTCATCATCGCTCGGCGGGTGCTTAGAATCGCGTTCGGCTCTTTGCAATCGACGGACCGCGTGGTCGTCAACACCCAGTTGTGCACAAGTAGGCAAGCCGCGGAACATTGAGAAATCGTATAACCAATTCAACCCGATTGCTTGTAAGCACGTATTTCCTGACCGTTTCAATACGATCGCTGCTTAATTGTACGTTCAACTAGCGTATTCTACTCATCCGCCGTAGCTTCCGAACCAGATATTAATTTCGAATTGACGTAAATCTTTCTGCATAAATAGGATTTGAATATATGCACCCATCTAGGTACAGGCGCCgtctttttctacgttcatttcTGTTTCTTTAGTTTCTTCTggcaataaaaataagaagcaACGGTAGCAAATCTACAGATGATgcaattttttggttattttaatcgattcaagaaattcattaattttacgAGCTGagagtataaaaatgttcgaaaCAGTAGCAAAATTAAGCAATCGGCACGAACCAGAAGTGagcgataattttttgtcgCGTTATGCATTCAATGAGTACCAGCAAAGTTTCAACGGGCTTGATCGTAGAaatgttatgaaaaaattgatttaagaAGAGTAAATTATCGTATATTACAAGACTTCCCGTCGTATCTCTCAGACCGATACAATAAGTGATTACTGGAAATAAGTGGGAAAAATTGAAGAGTAATTGATTATCGGTACTCACCCGAAGTGCAAGCAGCCGCGGCGATGATTAGGAAGAGGGCGATCTTCATCGTGGTTATATGTTTAATACGACTTCCGGTATAGTTCCCGAGGTAAAATTCGAGGGACGTTGGTGTCAGGGTCGCGTTGTCGAACTGGCGTAGCGCTGCGTCGACGGTCCTCTTAAGAGTCCTCCGTCGGCTCGGCCGCCACGCTCGACGTCCGTCGAGGAAGGGTGGTGGGGGTCACCCGCCGCCGATGATGATTCACGAAGCAACGCCGAGTCGGCTAGAAGATGGTCAATTCCTCCGGCCGAGGAAGAGAGCTGGGTGGATTCGCCCCGGTGTTTTTCAGGGCCGTTATTTTGCCATCGAAACGACGGTGGAACCGTGTCACGACGTGAACGCCACCGTTAGCAGCGGGGCGGTAAATTATCACGAGGGATCGGATCGCGGTGGCGTTTCACCCTCTCGGGGCGTCAAAGTCGCCTGAATAAATTGATGCCGGTGAAGCGGTCGCGATTTCTTTCCTAGAGCTGTAAGCGCTGCGGGCCTCCCGGGGTAGCTTTTACCGTGAAATTACCTCGTCGCGGATGACGGGCGCGTTTTCCAACATCTCCTCCGCTCTTCGGGCTCCGATCATCGTTCCGA
This region of Neodiprion virginianus isolate iyNeoVirg1 chromosome 7, iyNeoVirg1.1, whole genome shotgun sequence genomic DNA includes:
- the LOC124309242 gene encoding C-type lectin 37Da isoform X2, producing MKIALFLIIAAAACTSAQRITTIQLDGVQYYVSRMNPYSLELNYFLAYQYCRSLGLQLISFETKEKADTMTQYLQNAGYTKFDFWTSGNKLGTDMMLWMSTGLPFNSTFDYMRKLPGRSETYVPRGTEPQRIARESGENGSADLCVVMKAPTLEWVTEDCTLFKDFICEQTRCYYYNYGSIPVSATQG